The DNA window AGGCATTAAAATTGTGGGATGAGATGGTTGCAAAAGGTATTAAGTATACTCTAGTGACTTGTAATGCTATTATTAAGGGCTATTGTCGTTCAGGTGCTGCATCAAAAGGATATGAATTCTTAAGCAAGATTGTTTCAAAAGGGGTTGTTCCTGATAGCATTTCATATAACACTCTTATTAATGGCTTTGTTAAAGAAGACAACATGGACAAAGCTTTTCTTTTGATTAACAagatagaagaagaaggacTTCGCCCTGATGGTTTTACCTACAATGCAATCCTGCATGGGTTCTGTGGACGAGGTAGGATGCAAGAGGCTGAGTTGATATTGTCCAAGATGATTGAGAAAGGTGTAAATCCTGATAGATCCACATACACAGCTTTAATAAATGGACATGTCAGCCAGGACAACATGAAGGAGGCATTTCGATTCCATGATGAAATGCTGCAAAGAGGATTTGTTCCAGATGATCAATTTTAATTGTTTACCATCGCAGCTATTATGACTTGACTTCATTCGGTTGTTTAACAGAAATGTTATCAAGGACAGCTCCTTCCGGCAAAATATAACTTGCAAGAAGTATGCCTTTACGTCCCAGCAGTAAGATGTTCTCTCTTCACATTCTTCATTCTAGTATGGTACATGAGCCTTATTCATTTACCCTTTCTGCTCTTGGTTTGTTCAGTGGATGTTAAAAGCAAAGGTCTAGATCCAGTTTTCGGTGATGTACTTACGTTCTAACTTCCAACaccaggttagttttaccctgtATTAAGCTTCCAATACTAGTAGTTATTGAGAGTTAAATGTGAAAATTTTTCATGTGTTTGCTTATTTTGGTTGCAGGAGAGCCAAAACTGGAGAGACCACTCATCCTTACCATTGAAAAGATGATCAAGGTTGAGAGATTTATTTTAAACAAGGTATGAGTTTGTGTTATCTGCTAGCTACTATATGTCAAAAATTCGAGTCCTGACTAGTTCAAATGGGTGAAACACTGACCTTTGTGGAGAAGTCAAGGGGAATTCTGGTGGTCTTGCATTGTTTAGGCTCAAAAATCAAcattgttctgttttttttgcACTGGAAACCGAATGGTACAAAGGGGCCAAGCCCAGCAGAAGAATAGGGAACAAGCCCTAAACAAACAAGAGTCATTATGGCTTGTAATTCATCGGCCCACTTAATTAAAAGCAGCCTCATTGGGCCATCTTATTGGCCCAGACGACACAGGACTGATTGGCTGATTGCTTCATGTCCAAAGTCCAAttcaaatattataattaaataatatgttttatatttatggttgaaaattgaaataaataatatgtaacgaataaaaagaattttgaaaaataattatgaaccccaaaaaaaattctctaatattaattctcaaaaaaaataaatgggtAATTTATGTCGTCCACATCTTGTCCCCTTGTAGTTGTTAGGGCAagcgtctctctctctctctctctctcctcccttttacttggaATCCGAATAAGAATAATTCGTTTTGGCTTTTGGCATCTGTCTTcgttctttctctttctccctgTATTTATTTGTAGTAACAGACAGTTCTCTTCTTGGTTATAGAACTAAAACATACAATACATTTAGCGGCAATCGTCTTCACCGTTCTCCATGGCTATGACTTCAGTGATCGAGATCGACGGTGATAGGCTGGCGAGCGCTTTTCACGATCAGGTGTTTCTTTCGGAtttctgccttttttttttttgggtttctctCGTAGCAGATATcagaaaatgagattgattttttaatttgtgtTACGTGCTCGGTGGCTGAGAAACCAATGCAAAGAGGGAACACGATAATAGTTTACGTTTCTATATGCTAGAGCCGTTTGTATCGGTAGTTGAATGTTCGCTTTTGACTGTTTGAGGAGGTTTCGGGGAGATATGAAAGGGAATCAAAGCCATTTTCAACCTTCTTTTGGAGAACCAAAGTTTACATTTGTTTGTTCCTTGATTTTAAAGTCGCGGCGGAGTTTATATCAATGTTTTTTGGAACAGGAGGGATCGCGAGGTAAAGCAGAGATTCAAGGAATGGCGGGTGTGAGTCATGGAGGGGTTTGTGCAATATGCTTGGACGAGATAGCTCTTCAAGATGCTGCTCTTGTAAAAGGTTGCGAGCACGAATACTGGTTTGTCTGATcaattcatgtttttctttGGCATTTAATGATTAGTCTTGAATATGGTTGAATTGGATGTGCTTTGCCTTGTCAAAAATAAAGAAGTTATGGATTATGCTTTGTGCTTTCTTGCTAATTCCACTCTATTGGATGATGCTTTCCAGGTTGTGTGTGTTGTGTTACTGCTTGGTCATTTGATTTTTCTGTATAGGTTGGAatccttttgatgtttttgttgcTCTTGTTGCTGTGTCTATGGTTTGATTTTCGCATATTTTTTGTCATTGAATTCAATAGGATGTCAGGCAGTTGATGATTGTGTCTACATCATATTTATGCATTCTTTTACCTTCTCCTAATCTGAATCTTTCAGCATTCTGGCTAAttctgtactttttttttttttgttgttgttgttaagacttaagagtcTATGATGACTTGCATCTTTGCTATGAAGCCTACAATAGTTGAGGAGTGAATTATAAACTTCATTCTTTCTAGTCAACTATGAGACCATTGGTATAAATTTTTACTGAGCAGGTTGGCAGATTATAAAGAAGGTATGTTGAGTTTTATTCATTCTAGTCTCTTGGAATTCTTCATGAATACAATTCACTTTCAATGCTGGTACTTCGTTCTTTGTTTTGTGTACACAATTATTCCACATTCAGCACCATtacatcaattttattattatttggaaTTTCATGTTAGttaattttttctactttagtcATGGTATCTTGTCTtaaaattttcttctccttttatgGTGCATGACCTGTGGCAGCACGTGTTTCTGTATGTGTGTGAAATTGTGATAATTGAGGCACTCAATTCCTTTTGTGAACTTCAATGTTAGAAAGGGAATTCACGGGGTTAGAATTCTGGTGACATACTGTTACTTGTTGATCTATGTGACAATTGAGATACTTGCACATTCAATAAAAGTGGTAATTGATCAGTGAGATACTGTTACTATCTCTGTCTGAGGCTACCATCTCAGCAATAAGTGGAATGTACGGGATGCTGATAAAGCATACTTTTGCTATGTTCGTTCCCTCAGAGCAATCTCTAATGTTTTTGTTAGAAGTTGTCTGACCATGATAAAACATGCTTTTGGTATGTTGGTTCCTTCAGAGCCATCTCTgaatgttattagaagtttctGACAAATATATGGCAGAAGTTTGAAAATCTTGCAAAGAAAACCTTATGGACTTCCAATCCTAGACTCTTATTAGGCTTTTCTAGAGTTTCACCTAGAAGTGAAATTGATGGATCACTCTTAAGTTTTTGAATCTTGAATTAAACTCTTCATTTATAGCTTATACAAGACTTTCATTTCAGGGAAGCAAACTACTCAATTATATGGAGAAGTAAAAGGCTTATAATTCTAGTGATAGCAATAAAGCTCCTAACCACTAGATAAATCCTACAACATTAGGATTTGCATGATCACATACATTTTGATTCTCGAATGCTGGTGATAGTTTTTGCTCCTTTAAATCGAGGAATGGTTTGAATATTTATCAGTGTTATATTGTTTCCTCTTAATATGCAGCGTGACTTGCATCCTAAGATGGGCCACCTACAGTCAAAAACCCACATGCCCTCAGTGTAAACTTCCATTTGAGTTCCTGAACGTCCATCGTGCACTCGATGGCAGGTATTGCAGCTGACTCTTGCTTCTCTTTCTTTATGCAAGCACAACaattattgaaaatattttttcctaTCCAAGTTAAACATGCTTGGTTTTTTGTTCTAATTGTTTCGATCAGAGAGACCATCATTGAACATATACATACAATCCCATCTATAAACTCGTAAGCTACTGAAAATTTGAACTTTATTGGTAGGCTAGCCAACAATTTGAATGGATTTGGTTTTTGAGTTGTTTGGAAGAGCCAAGAATCGACAAGCAATTACCATGGGAAAGTGCATGGTGTCTATTACTAAGTTGTGAAACTAATAGATGTACTATCTTGATAtcttcaaattctttgcacTTAGATATTAAATCCTCTTTAGTGTTAAATGAGAAAATCTACTGAAGTCTTTTATGGTTAAATATTGAGTGTCAGCTTGTTTCTTGTAGAGTTGATGATCTGTTGATTTGACAGTATTCATGATTACATGTACGAGGAGAGTGTGTGCTTACTTCTCAGAGCAACTTGGTTTAAACCTATGGTTGTGGAGGAGCAAGATAATATATATGATGGTCTTGAAGAATACTATCCATACGAGGAGGATGAGGACGACGATGGTGATCTGGATGAAGTATATTTTAGCAGTTCCTCGAGTCTTCGTATTGGAAACCGAAGATGGGGTGATAATGGTTATGTGAGGGCAGGGCGCCAAGAGGCTAGGCCGGTACATCGAGCGAACCTACAGGAGCCAGTTGCTGGTTCATCGCGTGACTCCAATAAGAACAGGCCAATAGAAGATAAGAAGACTGGTCGTCGTGCAAAGAGGGCACTCAAGCGTGAAGCTGCTGATAAGGCGGCTGCAGCAAAACATCAAATGCATTTGGCGAGGTTGGGCCAGACGTGATTCGCCTTAATTTGATCCATCCTTGTACAGTATTTTCTTTATTCAACTTTGTGAAATAATGACATCTTAGCTGGTTGAAAATGTTGGCCTCAATTTGGCGCATTGACTCGCCAATTGTATCTTCCAAAGAATAATGTTTAAAGCTGTGTCATAGAGTATGGTTCCTTATTATTGTTTCGATCagatgaacaaataaaaattttaatacaCGGGGGCTATCTTTGCCACCATTTTCCTTCCTTCACATGCTGTTGGCTATTCCTAAGCAAAACAACAATCAATTGTCCAGGGTACTTGACTGCATGCACGTTAGTTTTGAGCACTTCTTGTTTGATTGAAATGAAGTATTTTATTCGTAGGCAgccccttaattttttaagatttttttagtCTTTATTATTTGGTCTATGCGTCCATACCTGAAAGTTGGGCTTATATGTGTGCCCGACCCGTCAACATGTTTATACTACGGCCCATTCTGGTGAGTGGGCttttgggcctttttggctggcCTGCTTTTTTGATGATTTCCCAGGCACAGGCCTTCCTTTCCTAACCGTTCGATTTTCTATTAGCATCTCAGCCGCTCAAATCATACAAACGCTCTCTCCCCCTTTGTGCTCCATGGTTTCCTTACTTCTCCGGCTCACTTCTTCGTAAATCTCTCGCCGATATCAGATCTCTGCCCATGTCGTCCGGCCACCAAGACCAAGACACTGGTTTCGTCGACATCCTCCCTTCTTTCGAGGTAGAAATTGGAACCTATCTCCATGAATTATCATCTGCGACTTTCACTTATGTTTAGACTCTTTTTTTACTGTCTTCTTTCAGGGAAGTTCAAAAGCAGAAACTCCTGGCGCCACAACTGGAATTATTTTGACTCTTCGAGAGAGGTACTAACTCTCCCTCGCCAGATATGTATGTTTTGAATACTTGTTTACTTTGCCCTAACTtatcagtttttgtttttgttttcggtTGCAGTCTTCAGGAGTGTAAGGATAACCTCGCAACATGCCAAGTATGTATTATTTCATACTTTGTATTTGTTCgatttattttgttgataaCATCACCGAAGAATTGAACTCTTGAGGAAACTAGCTCTAGGGTTGGTTTAGGAGCTTGATTAAGGTTCTTATGTGACTCTAAATACCTCAATGGCTTAAGATCATAATCGACCACGAAATTTTGCAATGCCAAAGAGTGTTGCAATGATGAATATCTTGCACCAAATTGTGGAATTCTTAGTCTCATGTTTGATAACTATGTTTAGCTTTGGTTAAT is part of the Tripterygium wilfordii isolate XIE 37 chromosome 7, ASM1340144v1, whole genome shotgun sequence genome and encodes:
- the LOC120002693 gene encoding uncharacterized protein LOC120002693 isoform X2, with product MIKVERFILNKEGSRGKAEIQGMAGVSHGGVCAICLDEIALQDAALVKGCEHEYCVTCILRWATYSQKPTCPQCKLPFEFLNVHRALDGSIHDYMYEESVCLLLRATWFKPMVVEEQDNIYDGLEEYYPYEEDEDDDGDLDEVYFSSSSSLRIGNRRWGDNGYVRAGRQEARPVHRANLQEPVAGSSRDSNKNRPIEDKKTGRRAKRALKREAADKAAAAKHQMHLARLGQT
- the LOC120002693 gene encoding uncharacterized protein LOC120002693 isoform X1, with the protein product MAMTSVIEIDGDRLASAFHDQEGSRGKAEIQGMAGVSHGGVCAICLDEIALQDAALVKGCEHEYCVTCILRWATYSQKPTCPQCKLPFEFLNVHRALDGSIHDYMYEESVCLLLRATWFKPMVVEEQDNIYDGLEEYYPYEEDEDDDGDLDEVYFSSSSSLRIGNRRWGDNGYVRAGRQEARPVHRANLQEPVAGSSRDSNKNRPIEDKKTGRRAKRALKREAADKAAAAKHQMHLARLGQT